A DNA window from Setaria viridis chromosome 2, Setaria_viridis_v4.0, whole genome shotgun sequence contains the following coding sequences:
- the LOC117842846 gene encoding uncharacterized protein yields the protein MEGNLSPQALIPSGVPFDLGQPLHFAAQPQVVQVHQGVIAATTMNKIQEFGNVVEASLREEEGADDGKAAVSASQWPRVKWTSDMVKLLVSAVSYIDPDHGTSSGRRKHTMLKMKGKWRLVSSAMTERKFTVSPQQCEDKFNDLNKRYRRLTEILGQGMASEIVKKPALLEQVSLSGKLREEAKKHLRSKHLHYEEMCSYHNHNRSCLPDDPALQRSLHMALRSLDEQGKKCSFGYGDEDDPMLVSDGDDEDDGFNVDHRHSRVHGTKKQKHDHEGGHCGSDLSKVVAVDANRMFPERIGGSAAEKNPIGMNAIQVERERLKIKGEMLKLEQSHLKWLKSSEEEDRELQKMKLENERMQLENEQLEQELKLKEIEMGIKPKRI from the coding sequence ATGGAGGGGAATCTGTCACCGCAAGCACTGATCCCGAGCGGAGTCCCCTTCGATCTGGGACAGCCGCTCCACTTTGCTGCCCAACCCCAGGTGGTTCAGGTTCACCAGGGTGTGATCGCTGCCACCACCATGAACAAGATTCAGGAGTTTGGGAATGTGGTGGAGGCCTCGCTGAGAGAAGAGGAGGGCGCTGATGATGGCAAGGCGGCTGTCTCGGCCTCCCAATGGCCCCGGGTCAAGTGGACCAGCGACATGGTCAAGCTGCTCGTGTCGGCTGTGTCCTACATCGACCCAGACCACGGCACCagcagcgggaggaggaagcACACCATGCTCAAGATGAAGGGCAAGTGGAGGCTGGTCTCTTCAGCCATGACCGAGAGGAAGTTCACCGTGTCGCCGCAGCAGTGCGAGGATAAGTTCAATGACCTCAACAAGAGGTACAGAAGGCTCACAGAGATCCTTGGCCAGGGTATGGCTTCTGAGATCGTCAAGAAACCGGCGCTCCTTGAACAGGTGAGCCTATCTGGGAAGCTCAGGGAGGAGGCTAAGAAGCACCTGAGGTCGAAGCACCTCCACTATGAAGAGATGTGCTCCTACCACAACCATAACCGGTCATGCCTGCCTGATGATCCGGCCCTTCAGAGGTCGCTGCATATGGCACTTAGGAGTCTGGATGAACAGGGAAAGAAGTGCTCGTTTGGATATGGTGATGAGGATGATCCGATGTTGGTTTCTGATGGTGACGATGAGGATGACGGGTTTAATGTTGATCATCGTCACTCCAGAGTTCATGGCACCAAGAAGCAGAAGCATGATCATGAGGGGGGACATTGTGGGTCTGATCTGTCAAAAGTTGTTGCCGTTGATGCAAATAGAATGTTTCCTGAGAGAATTGGTGGTTCGGCTGCTGAGAAAAATCCAATTGGCATGAATGCAATTCAAGTCGAGAGAGAACGTCTGAAGATAAAAGGAGAAATGCTGAAACTTGAGCAGAGCCATTTGAAGTGGCTGAAGTccagcgaggaggaggacaggGAACTGCAGAAGATGAAGCTGGAGAATGAAAGGATGCAGCTGGAGAATGAGCAGCTGGAGCAGGAGCTGAAGCTTAAGGAAATTGAGATGGGCATCAAACCAAAGAGGATTTAG
- the LOC117842729 gene encoding uncharacterized protein, giving the protein MFVNSEPWGWSPEPSRGDWKKKKKSALRTASAFSPTASSATSSPARTQVLSSRWRPLWRSAPLNFDFYRIPVSEICSILSSHPGPSRRFTIHMGYVRSENSAAAAAAVTLDAWLWFPALNSLQELEFYLGRPPDIPPLPASVRRFSCTLRVASFGACSFPDGNASALHLPLLNQLSLVSVRISETSLHALLAGCSVLESLLLKDTNGFPRVQIMSTSLGSIGVCPRWGDDRLRQLIIEDAPSLERLLIFKCMKMANAH; this is encoded by the coding sequence ATGTTTGTGAATTCTGAGCCATGGGGGTGGTCACCAGAGCCAAGCAGAGGAgactggaagaagaagaagaagagtgcCTTGAGGACCGCATCAGCCTTCTCCCCGACGGCATCCTCGGCGACATCGTCTCCCGCACGCACGCAGGTCCTCTCCTCCCGGTGGCGCCCTCTATGGCGCTCCGCTCCCCTCAACTTCGACTTCTACCGCATTCCTGTCAGCGAGATCTGCAGCATCCTCTCCTCGCACCCCGGCCCCAGCCGCCGCTTCACTATCCACATGGGCTACGTGCGGAGCGAAaactccgccgctgccgccgccgccgtgacccTTGATGCCTGGCTCTGGTTCCCCGCCCTCAACAGCCTCCAGGAGCTTGAGTTCTACCTCGGCCGTCCCCCTGACATTCCGCCGCTACCCGCATCAGTACGCCGCTTCTCGTGCACCCTTCGCGTCGCCAGCTTCGGCGCCTGCAGTTTCCCGGACGGGAATGCCAGCGCGCTCCACTTGCCGCTTCTCAACCAGCTGAGCCTTGTGAGTGTCAGAATCTCAGAGACCTCTCTTCATGCCTTGCTCGCCGGCTGCTCTGTCCTTGAGAGCTTGCTGCTAAAAGACACCAATGGCTTCCCTCGAGTCCAGATCATGTCCACTAGCCTCGGAAGCATCGGTGTGTGTCCTCGTTGGGGAGACGACAGGTTGAGGCAGCTCATCATCGAGGATGCCCCATCTCTGGAAAGATTACTAATTTTCAAATGCATGAAGATGGCCAACGCCCACTAA